The following is a genomic window from Chloroflexi bacterium ADurb.Bin180.
TTGAATTCGCGCCGCCTCTTTCACTGTGGCCCAGTTCCTCCTGAGTCTTTGTTCGCCGGGGCTGCCCCGGCCATCCTGGCCGGCCCTCCGTTGGGCCGCTTGGCGCGGCATCTGGGGCAGGGGCAGTCTGGCACCGCCGACGACCGACCTGCCTCCGGCCCGCCATCGCCGTCTGCCACTGCCGCCGCCCGCCGCGCCTCGTGCAGCAACCGCACCACGCGCGGGTTCGCCAGCCGATAGTACACAAACAGGCCGTCGCGTGTATCGCGAATCAGTCCGGCGTTCCTCAGACGCGCCAGTTGCTGAGAGACATAGGCCTGCCTCTGCCCGAGCAGCGTGCAGAGGTGACACACACAGGCCTCGTTCTCGGCCAGCACTTCCAGCACGCGCAGCCGCACCGGATGCGCCAGCGCCGCAAACAACTGCGCCTGCCGCTGACAGTCAGTGGCCTTCATTGCACTTCGCCGCCCAGCATCATGGCGCTCGCCCTCCAGGACAAT
Proteins encoded in this region:
- a CDS encoding putative HTH-type transcriptional regulator, with the translated sequence MKATDCQRQAQLFAALAHPVRLRVLEVLAENEACVCHLCTLLGQRQAYVSQQLARLRNAGLIRDTRDGLFVYYRLANPRVVRLLHEARRAAAVADGDGGPEAGRSSAVPDCPCPRCRAKRPNGGPARMAGAAPANKDSGGTGPQ